A genomic region of Candidatus Cloacimonadota bacterium contains the following coding sequences:
- a CDS encoding hydrogenase maturation protease: protein MAETTPENYLNILTSTGLDTIIFFDACRFSQREGDVKILDEEEISTFATSTHTSSHGLIISYIHKFSKAVIYVIGICIVKSSHSQNMSENVKKSADELIGLIQHAVC from the coding sequence ATCGCAGAAACAACTCCTGAGAATTATTTGAATATCCTTACATCAACTGGTCTCGATACAATTATCTTTTTCGATGCATGCAGATTCTCCCAAAGAGAAGGTGATGTGAAGATATTAGATGAAGAAGAGATCAGTACATTTGCTACATCAACTCATACAAGCTCACATGGATTGATAATATCATATATACATAAATTTTCAAAAGCAGTGATTTATGTTATCGGAATCTGTATTGTAAAATCTTCACACTCTCAAAATATGTCAGAGAATGTAAAAAAAAGTGCCGATGAACTTATAGGTTTAATACAACATGCAGTATGCTGA